Proteins encoded by one window of Paenibacillus urinalis:
- a CDS encoding GTP pyrophosphokinase, with amino-acid sequence MNQMSQLDQMKRIKHEITRFVMVYKFALDEIETKIDILKEEFEAFHDYSPIEHTKSRLKSPESILKKLYRKGYPISLGNIKEHIKDIAGLRITCSFISDIYKVSDMLQKQSDIKVLDVKDYIANPKPNGYKSLHLIIEVPVFLSDGTENVCVEVQIRTIAMDFWASLEHKIFYKYNKDVPEHMLRELKSAADAANHLDHKMERLHHEIQEIKDLQAEEEDPRKIIIRDQQFMLPSAFMEIIDQAADRFISDKDNNK; translated from the coding sequence ATGAATCAAATGAGTCAGCTAGATCAGATGAAGAGAATCAAGCATGAAATTACCCGTTTTGTGATGGTATACAAATTTGCCCTGGACGAAATTGAGACCAAGATCGATATTCTAAAAGAAGAGTTCGAAGCCTTTCATGATTACAGTCCTATTGAACATACCAAGTCCAGATTGAAGTCTCCGGAGAGCATTCTGAAGAAATTGTATCGCAAGGGCTATCCGATTTCGCTTGGCAACATTAAAGAGCATATCAAGGATATCGCTGGCCTTCGAATTACGTGTTCTTTTATATCCGATATTTATAAAGTCAGTGATATGCTGCAGAAGCAAAGTGACATTAAAGTGCTGGATGTAAAGGACTATATTGCCAATCCGAAGCCGAATGGCTACAAGAGCTTGCATCTGATTATTGAAGTGCCCGTATTTCTGTCTGATGGGACAGAGAATGTCTGCGTTGAAGTTCAGATTCGAACGATCGCGATGGACTTCTGGGCGAGCCTGGAGCACAAAATATTTTACAAATATAACAAGGACGTTCCTGAGCATATGCTTAGAGAGCTGAAGAGCGCGGCGGATGCAGCCAATCATCTGGATCATAAGATGGAAAGATTGCATCATGAAATTCAGGAGATCAAGGATCTCCAGGCAGAGGAGGAGGACCCTCGCAAGATTATTATCAGGGATCAGCAATTCATGCTGCCGAGCGCATTTATGGAGATCATTGATCAAGCTGCCGATCGGTTTATATCTGACAAGGATAATAATAAATAA
- a CDS encoding DUF7507 domain-containing protein: MTPIPLVLRATYNATGAITFTGNTLGLSRSNTEGVPGTLDSIGAFITTNSAVRFGTYPLGTTSSYQSNNSSAVLVLPSGSTVLYAELIWGGSYINGSVNLSSAINNPVIFTTPASTSSVTPDPTTYNAFDLGNGAQAYVRSANVTSLVQQGGAGTYITGGVVGTIVVNNDTTANHAGWTLAVIYNNPTLPFRNMTLRAGGLLVNASNQSTITGFATPTSGALGGRALFSAQEGDANRTGDSAQFGPTAATLVSLSGPNNFANNFFASQINNDAGQLNTTGSFGTSNQTNGAPGTNIIAGRQGWDITNVDISARLVNNQTSAVLNLTTSGDVYIVNANALQININSPNITVSKSANVSGLVVGDTVIYSVVVANTGTANAANVVLTDVLPAGLTFVTGSVTVAGTQRPTLDIRSGVPIGTLNLSSSVTITYRATVTSIPSPQQVVNTANAAFTFQSVAGGSTISGVIPSNAVTLPVYAPIFNLVKSSNIANATVGDTLTYSVAVTNSGNIGATTTFTDNVPAGTSYVPGSFQVNGNTIAGANPATGVNIGVVAAGSTSQVTFQVVVNSLPSPPTLNNLASVSYTYQPPDGRVFSGSAASNTLSTPVSLPNVAVSKTANLTDAAVGEVLTYTTVIANNGTTALGSIVFTDVIPAGTSLVPGSVTVNGVTRNNANPGSGISLPSITGGSSSTVTFQVLIQSVPASGQVVNQASVAYRSGTFNGLGTSNTVSTPVYQPIISAVKALNDNYATIGDTITVNISLQNTGNIGAQVSVTDPIPAGTLFVPGSVTIGGTSVPGADPVSGIFIGTLTAGSTNTITFQLQVASLPSPPSISNTASANYSYVLPSGRTLTGTRLSNNVTIPVSAPNVTVNKIANATEAAIGDVITYTLTASNNGVEPVSNVIVSDTIPQGTVFVPGSVRVNGVVSQASNPSAGVAIGSVPGQSSVVVSFQLQVAALNESGLVANQANVAFTSGTFTGASVSNTVILPVYNADISIAKSASLSNVTVGQTLTYTFILSNTGNTPAFATLFDELPPEVVFDANSVVIDGQPTPGADPVTGINITSIPVGGTTTVTFIATVNDLPASQRVINQADVNYFYQTGSGRTLTGTASSNSVTVNVSAPNVTLSKTPSRTTAIVGDSIIYTLVVTNNGGATINNIVLSDMLPSQVSFIPGSATVNGTPLPSASPQSGIPIGSLAPAATRAVTFEVNVTMAVPSEINNQSTVSFTSGVFSGTSNSNTSTIPVIQPQISLQKTASTSNATVGDTIVYTVVITNAGNLAADLVLTDTIPAGTTFSPNSVIVQGSPVPGVVISDGVSIGTIAAGQSVTVSFAVVVTSLPSPQLITNQASSVFTFTPPDNRTLTGTAVSNTVSFPVSAPDVEVTKSSSLADVSLGDIITFTVTTLNEGIAPVTNVLFSDPTPGTTFIPGSVTINGVPDPYAFPSGGIDLGTITPGTSTTVTYNVSVDTVPSPPQITNQAAVTYTSGAFTGTTYSNTPVIPVYEPVLNAVKSGSTLNATVGDTITYTISVANSGNYAASFTLTDPIPAGTSFVANSVLINGLPAPGADPSVGIPAGVVSPGTSTTIMFSVVIDTLPSPQILSNQSFIAYAYTLPSGRTLSDNTASNVSVITVSAPNVAVVKISALTALSVGDINTYSVNVTNNGIAAVNNVILSDPLPSFTNFVPGSVTVDAVSVPAANPSTGINIGSIPPGASVNVTFQVQVNALPPTTPAELTNRTTVTFTSGTFSGSAFSNTVTTPVFQPILTAVKSANTANATVGDTVVYSIVYSNAGNYGANVILTDNIPAGTTLVPNSVIVNGAPIAGANPAAGIDLGVISTTATVLFSVTVDSLPVSQQLSNQANSTFTYTLPDGRTLNGSFASNLLQIPVSSPNVTLVKSVSVPTAVVGDTITYSIVITNNGITNVTNAVLSDVLPSQSSFVPGSVTINGVTQPNANPAGGISIGTLAPGASATVTFAVSINALPPAPYTIENQSSISFTTGTFTGASYSNTVSTAIYQPIFNLVKTASSSNATVGDTIVYFLSLTNNGNLPGDMVLFDDLPTGTVLVPNSVLINGVPQPGANPGTGIPVGLVQPGSSVAITVTLQVVVDTLPNPQQLVNQATGNYTYSPPDGRVIYGTVSSNVLVIPVSSPDVSVVKSSPAIDAVVGDVITYTVVITNNGITEVNNVIMVDPVPVGTVFVTGSVTVDGVPRPSANPNSGINVGTIEEGTSVTVTFQVQVVMI; this comes from the coding sequence GTGACTCCAATTCCTCTTGTTTTACGTGCAACGTACAATGCAACAGGCGCAATCACCTTTACCGGTAATACACTTGGCTTAAGCCGCTCCAATACGGAGGGTGTGCCAGGTACCTTGGACAGCATCGGCGCCTTTATCACAACGAACTCGGCAGTCAGATTCGGTACATACCCGTTAGGCACAACCAGCTCATACCAGAGCAACAATTCATCAGCGGTGCTGGTACTTCCCTCAGGAAGTACGGTACTCTATGCCGAGCTTATATGGGGCGGCTCTTACATCAACGGCAGTGTCAATTTAAGTTCGGCAATCAACAACCCGGTAATCTTCACGACTCCTGCCAGCACCAGCAGCGTGACACCTGATCCCACTACTTATAATGCCTTTGATCTTGGTAACGGAGCACAGGCTTATGTAAGATCGGCCAATGTCACTTCCCTCGTTCAACAAGGGGGAGCAGGGACTTACATTACCGGCGGAGTCGTGGGAACGATCGTTGTTAATAACGATACGACAGCTAATCATGCGGGATGGACGCTTGCCGTAATCTACAATAACCCGACGCTGCCTTTTCGTAATATGACGCTTCGGGCAGGCGGTCTTCTGGTTAATGCGTCCAATCAATCGACGATTACCGGATTTGCCACCCCTACTTCAGGCGCACTTGGAGGAAGAGCCCTCTTTAGCGCCCAGGAAGGAGATGCGAACCGTACCGGAGACTCGGCACAGTTCGGACCGACCGCAGCTACGCTCGTGTCTTTATCCGGGCCGAACAATTTCGCGAACAACTTCTTCGCCTCACAAATTAATAATGATGCGGGACAGTTGAATACAACAGGAAGCTTTGGCACGTCCAATCAGACGAACGGTGCACCAGGGACGAATATCATCGCCGGACGTCAGGGCTGGGATATTACGAACGTAGATATATCCGCCAGACTTGTCAATAATCAGACCTCAGCGGTGCTTAATCTTACAACCTCCGGCGATGTTTATATCGTGAATGCCAATGCACTGCAGATCAACATTAATTCACCCAATATAACGGTATCCAAAAGCGCAAACGTATCTGGCCTGGTTGTTGGCGACACCGTCATTTACTCCGTTGTTGTTGCGAATACAGGAACAGCAAATGCAGCCAATGTCGTCCTTACCGATGTGCTGCCTGCAGGTTTAACCTTTGTTACGGGAAGCGTTACGGTTGCAGGAACTCAACGACCAACGCTGGATATTCGTTCAGGCGTACCGATCGGCACATTGAATCTGTCAAGCAGCGTGACGATTACGTATCGTGCCACAGTAACGTCCATCCCGAGCCCTCAGCAGGTGGTGAACACGGCGAATGCTGCTTTTACATTCCAAAGCGTTGCGGGTGGAAGCACCATAAGTGGTGTTATTCCTTCCAATGCTGTAACACTGCCGGTGTATGCTCCCATCTTTAATCTGGTCAAATCATCTAACATCGCTAACGCAACCGTTGGGGATACCCTTACTTATTCTGTTGCAGTTACTAATTCAGGCAATATTGGGGCGACCACCACATTTACTGACAATGTTCCGGCCGGCACCAGCTATGTGCCAGGAAGCTTTCAAGTGAATGGCAATACCATCGCAGGGGCAAATCCTGCGACAGGAGTTAATATCGGGGTCGTTGCGGCAGGCAGCACCTCACAGGTCACATTCCAGGTCGTTGTAAATTCCTTGCCTTCTCCGCCGACACTAAACAATCTAGCCTCCGTATCCTACACCTATCAACCACCGGATGGTCGTGTATTTAGTGGATCCGCAGCCTCCAATACCTTGTCAACGCCTGTATCACTACCAAATGTAGCTGTCAGCAAAACAGCAAATCTGACGGATGCCGCAGTAGGTGAGGTGCTTACGTATACAACGGTGATAGCGAATAACGGCACTACAGCCTTGGGAAGCATCGTATTTACGGATGTAATTCCTGCAGGAACCTCCCTTGTACCCGGAAGCGTCACGGTAAATGGAGTAACCCGCAATAATGCGAATCCCGGAAGCGGTATTTCGCTGCCCAGTATCACAGGAGGAAGCTCATCGACCGTAACCTTTCAGGTGCTCATCCAGTCTGTTCCTGCTAGCGGGCAAGTCGTCAATCAGGCCAGTGTCGCATACCGTTCAGGGACTTTTAACGGTCTTGGTACCTCGAACACGGTATCTACTCCTGTTTATCAGCCGATTATCAGTGCTGTGAAAGCACTAAACGACAATTATGCTACAATCGGCGATACCATTACAGTAAACATCAGCCTGCAAAATACAGGTAACATCGGTGCACAAGTATCAGTCACAGATCCTATACCTGCTGGTACCCTTTTTGTCCCAGGGAGTGTCACGATTGGAGGCACCAGTGTGCCTGGCGCTGATCCGGTATCAGGCATATTTATAGGGACACTGACAGCGGGAAGCACCAATACGATTACTTTTCAGCTTCAGGTAGCATCACTACCTTCACCGCCTTCCATATCAAATACGGCTTCGGCTAATTACTCCTATGTGCTTCCGAGCGGCCGTACGCTGACAGGCACAAGATTGTCCAATAACGTCACTATACCTGTATCGGCTCCCAACGTAACGGTTAATAAAATCGCCAATGCAACCGAAGCGGCAATCGGAGATGTCATTACTTATACCCTTACTGCTTCCAACAATGGTGTAGAGCCCGTCAGCAATGTCATTGTCTCGGATACCATCCCGCAGGGGACCGTCTTTGTACCGGGTTCAGTAAGGGTTAACGGAGTAGTGTCTCAAGCTTCCAATCCTTCTGCCGGAGTTGCCATCGGCTCCGTACCTGGTCAGTCCTCCGTCGTAGTCAGCTTCCAGCTCCAGGTTGCTGCACTTAACGAATCGGGGCTTGTAGCCAATCAAGCAAATGTCGCCTTTACCAGCGGTACATTTACGGGGGCATCTGTTTCCAATACGGTCATCTTACCGGTATATAATGCGGACATTTCAATAGCCAAGTCTGCCAGCCTATCGAATGTAACAGTGGGTCAGACCTTAACTTATACATTTATACTCTCGAATACAGGAAATACGCCGGCGTTTGCAACACTCTTCGATGAGCTTCCGCCAGAGGTCGTATTTGATGCTAACAGTGTTGTCATTGATGGCCAGCCAACTCCAGGTGCAGATCCAGTAACAGGAATCAACATTACCAGCATTCCTGTGGGCGGTACGACGACAGTCACCTTCATTGCGACCGTCAATGACCTGCCGGCATCCCAGCGGGTGATCAATCAGGCTGACGTGAACTACTTCTACCAGACAGGAAGCGGAAGAACATTAACCGGCACAGCCTCCTCCAATTCGGTCACGGTTAACGTCTCGGCTCCAAATGTGACACTCAGCAAGACTCCCTCCAGAACAACAGCTATTGTGGGAGATTCTATTATTTATACGCTCGTCGTTACAAACAATGGAGGCGCGACAATTAATAACATCGTGCTCAGCGATATGCTTCCATCCCAAGTTTCCTTCATTCCTGGGAGCGCGACTGTAAATGGAACTCCTCTTCCATCTGCATCTCCGCAATCAGGCATTCCAATCGGCAGCTTGGCTCCCGCAGCCACCAGGGCCGTAACTTTTGAGGTGAATGTGACCATGGCAGTGCCTTCAGAAATTAATAATCAATCAACCGTTAGCTTTACATCCGGCGTCTTCTCAGGTACTTCGAACTCCAATACATCTACCATTCCTGTCATACAGCCGCAAATTTCTCTGCAAAAAACAGCAAGTACAAGTAACGCAACAGTGGGTGATACCATTGTATATACCGTTGTTATTACCAACGCAGGCAATCTGGCAGCCGATTTGGTTCTGACCGATACCATTCCGGCAGGAACCACATTTTCGCCCAATAGTGTTATTGTTCAGGGCAGCCCGGTTCCGGGTGTTGTCATCAGTGATGGGGTCAGTATTGGTACCATTGCTGCAGGACAGAGTGTAACCGTCTCTTTTGCCGTCGTGGTTACTTCCCTGCCGTCGCCGCAGCTGATCACCAATCAGGCATCCTCTGTCTTTACTTTTACACCTCCGGATAATCGGACGTTGACGGGCACTGCGGTATCGAATACGGTCAGCTTCCCGGTGTCCGCTCCAGATGTAGAAGTGACGAAATCGAGCTCGCTGGCCGATGTTTCATTGGGAGATATTATCACCTTTACGGTAACTACCCTGAATGAAGGGATTGCTCCGGTCACGAACGTCCTGTTCTCAGATCCTACACCAGGCACAACCTTCATACCGGGCAGTGTGACCATTAACGGGGTGCCTGATCCTTATGCTTTTCCTTCAGGAGGAATTGATCTGGGTACCATTACTCCTGGAACCTCTACCACAGTAACCTACAACGTAAGTGTAGATACGGTACCAAGTCCTCCTCAAATAACAAATCAGGCAGCAGTTACCTATACTTCAGGAGCCTTTACTGGTACCACTTACTCCAACACGCCGGTTATCCCGGTGTATGAGCCTGTTCTTAATGCTGTCAAGTCAGGGAGCACCCTCAATGCGACTGTCGGTGATACGATCACCTATACCATTAGTGTAGCAAATTCAGGCAATTATGCTGCATCATTCACATTAACAGACCCGATCCCAGCTGGGACGTCCTTTGTTGCAAATAGTGTATTAATTAACGGACTTCCTGCTCCGGGAGCCGATCCGTCAGTAGGTATTCCCGCGGGAGTCGTGTCTCCAGGTACTTCTACAACCATCATGTTCTCGGTCGTTATTGATACCTTGCCGAGCCCGCAAATTCTATCAAATCAATCGTTTATTGCTTATGCTTACACACTTCCTTCCGGCAGAACCCTAAGCGACAACACCGCATCCAATGTCTCTGTCATAACGGTGTCCGCTCCAAACGTCGCGGTAGTAAAAATATCTGCCCTGACGGCGCTATCAGTAGGCGATATAAATACTTACAGTGTTAACGTCACAAATAACGGCATTGCTGCCGTTAATAATGTAATTTTGAGCGATCCGCTGCCATCATTTACAAACTTTGTTCCCGGAAGTGTAACGGTGGATGCTGTATCTGTTCCCGCCGCCAATCCTTCTACCGGCATCAACATTGGAAGCATTCCGCCGGGTGCCAGTGTCAATGTAACTTTTCAGGTGCAGGTGAACGCTCTGCCTCCGACAACACCTGCAGAGCTTACTAACCGAACGACTGTTACCTTTACTTCCGGTACCTTCTCCGGCAGTGCCTTCTCCAACACCGTGACGACTCCTGTATTCCAACCGATCCTAACAGCTGTAAAGTCCGCCAATACGGCTAATGCTACCGTCGGAGATACCGTCGTTTACAGCATCGTCTACTCCAATGCAGGTAACTATGGAGCCAATGTCATCCTAACGGATAACATTCCGGCCGGTACAACACTGGTTCCAAACAGTGTCATTGTGAATGGAGCTCCGATCGCAGGTGCTAATCCGGCAGCAGGCATTGACCTCGGGGTCATCTCGACAACAGCCACTGTTCTCTTCTCAGTAACGGTAGACAGCCTGCCTGTAAGCCAGCAGCTATCCAACCAGGCCAATTCAACCTTTACCTATACATTGCCAGACGGTCGTACGTTAAACGGATCCTTTGCTTCCAATCTGCTGCAGATTCCGGTCTCTTCACCGAACGTTACCTTAGTCAAGAGCGTCTCGGTTCCTACGGCAGTGGTAGGAGACACCATTACTTACAGCATAGTAATTACCAATAACGGGATTACGAACGTCACTAACGCGGTTCTATCTGATGTACTTCCGTCCCAGAGCAGCTTCGTTCCCGGCAGTGTGACAATCAATGGCGTTACTCAGCCGAATGCAAATCCTGCAGGAGGAATCAGCATCGGTACGCTTGCACCCGGGGCATCAGCAACCGTTACTTTTGCTGTCAGTATCAATGCGTTGCCCCCAGCGCCTTATACGATTGAGAACCAATCATCGATCAGCTTTACAACCGGAACCTTTACGGGAGCTTCCTATTCGAATACGGTTTCAACTGCGATCTATCAGCCAATCTTTAATCTCGTCAAAACGGCAAGCTCGTCTAACGCAACCGTTGGCGATACGATTGTATATTTCCTAAGCTTGACGAACAACGGCAACCTGCCGGGAGATATGGTCTTGTTTGATGACCTGCCAACAGGTACCGTGCTCGTTCCGAACAGCGTACTTATTAATGGAGTTCCTCAACCGGGAGCTAATCCGGGCACTGGCATCCCTGTCGGGCTGGTTCAGCCTGGAAGCAGTGTAGCCATTACCGTTACACTTCAAGTTGTCGTTGATACGCTGCCGAATCCTCAGCAGTTAGTCAATCAAGCAACCGGTAATTATACGTACTCACCGCCAGATGGACGTGTAATATACGGTACCGTCAGCTCCAATGTGCTGGTTATTCCCGTATCATCGCCAGATGTATCTGTAGTGAAGAGCTCCCCTGCAATTGATGCTGTCGTCGGAGATGTCATCACGTATACAGTCGTTATTACCAACAACGGAATCACTGAAGTGAACAATGTCATCATGGTTGACCCTGTACCGGTTGGCACGGTTTTTGTCACCGGCAGTGTTACCGTAGACGGAGTACCAAGACCTTCAGCCAATCCGAATTCGGGCATTAATGTTGGAACGATTGAAGAAGGTACCTCTGTCACGGTTACTTTCCAAGTGCAGGTTGTCATGATATGA